A stretch of Spirosoma oryzicola DNA encodes these proteins:
- the ilvD gene encoding dihydroxy-acid dehydratase, with protein MIAEPETTELNRFSRTLTQEVTNPAAKAMLYGIGLSEDDMQKPQIGIASTGYEGNTCNMHLNGLSVYVKQGIQANGLVGLIFNTIGVSDGMTNGNDGMRYSLPSRDLIADSIESVVSAQWYDGVVTVVGCDKNMPGAVMAMARLDRPGIMVYGGTIRSGHYKGQKLDIVSAFEALGKRYANNISDEDYEGVVKNAIPGAGACGGMYTANTMASSIEAMGLSLPFSSTYPATHEGKQEECKKIGAAMRILLERNITPKDIITRESLENAFAVVMALGGSTNAVLHYLAIARAAGINLTLDEIQAISDRVPLLSDLKPSGKYYMEDLLGIGGVPAVMKYLYQQGMIHGDCITVTGKTVAENLAEAQDLDFSTQKIIFPVSQPIKTTGHLQVLRGNLAPDGSVAKITGKEGERFEGTAKVCEHEGEVIEALQNGELLPGQVVVIRNAGPKGGPGMSEMLKPTSAIIGAGLGDKVALITDGRFSGGTHGFVVGHITPEAFEGGPIALVQNGDRITIDAVNREITLHVSDEELADRRSRWTQPAPRFAKGMLGKYIRNVKSASEGCVTDEA; from the coding sequence ATGATTGCCGAACCAGAAACTACCGAATTAAACCGTTTTAGTCGCACACTAACGCAAGAAGTAACTAATCCAGCCGCTAAAGCTATGCTATACGGTATTGGATTAAGCGAGGATGACATGCAGAAGCCCCAGATTGGTATTGCCAGCACGGGCTACGAGGGTAACACCTGTAACATGCACCTCAACGGGTTATCCGTCTACGTAAAGCAAGGTATTCAGGCGAACGGTCTGGTTGGTCTAATCTTCAACACAATCGGTGTATCGGATGGCATGACGAACGGCAATGACGGTATGCGCTATTCGCTGCCCAGCCGCGACCTGATCGCTGACTCGATTGAATCCGTTGTGTCAGCGCAGTGGTACGATGGTGTTGTTACGGTGGTTGGCTGTGATAAAAATATGCCGGGTGCTGTTATGGCGATGGCTCGCCTTGATCGGCCAGGTATCATGGTCTACGGTGGAACAATTCGTTCAGGACACTATAAAGGTCAGAAATTAGACATCGTTTCGGCTTTTGAAGCCCTCGGCAAGCGGTACGCCAATAACATCTCCGATGAAGATTACGAAGGCGTTGTCAAAAACGCGATTCCAGGAGCCGGTGCCTGCGGTGGTATGTATACCGCCAACACCATGGCGAGTAGCATCGAAGCGATGGGCTTAAGCCTTCCGTTCAGCAGTACTTACCCGGCTACCCATGAAGGAAAACAGGAAGAATGCAAGAAGATTGGGGCAGCTATGCGTATCCTGCTAGAGCGCAATATCACCCCCAAAGATATTATTACCCGCGAGTCGCTCGAAAACGCGTTTGCAGTAGTTATGGCACTCGGCGGGTCAACCAACGCGGTACTTCACTACCTGGCTATTGCGCGTGCGGCTGGCATCAACCTGACACTCGATGAAATTCAGGCGATCAGCGATCGTGTGCCCTTACTATCGGATCTAAAGCCGAGCGGTAAGTACTACATGGAAGATCTACTGGGTATCGGCGGTGTTCCTGCGGTTATGAAATACCTTTACCAGCAAGGTATGATTCACGGCGACTGTATCACGGTTACCGGAAAAACCGTTGCCGAGAATCTGGCGGAGGCACAGGACCTTGATTTCTCAACGCAAAAAATCATTTTCCCCGTCTCTCAGCCCATCAAGACTACCGGACACCTTCAGGTCCTGCGCGGTAATCTGGCCCCAGATGGTTCAGTAGCCAAGATTACGGGTAAAGAAGGCGAACGCTTTGAAGGCACAGCCAAAGTGTGTGAGCACGAAGGCGAAGTAATCGAAGCGCTACAGAACGGTGAACTGCTGCCCGGTCAGGTAGTCGTAATCCGGAATGCAGGACCCAAAGGCGGCCCTGGTATGAGCGAAATGCTGAAACCGACCTCGGCCATTATTGGCGCGGGTCTTGGCGATAAAGTAGCGTTGATCACGGACGGACGTTTCTCGGGTGGAACCCACGGTTTTGTGGTTGGACACATCACTCCTGAAGCGTTTGAAGGCGGACCGATTGCACTGGTTCAGAACGGCGACCGCATCACCATTGACGCTGTCAATCGCGAGATCACGCTGCACGTTTCGGACGAAGAACTAGCCGACCGGCGGAGTCGCTGGACGCAACCGGCTCCACGCTTTGCAAAGGGTATGCTCGGCAAATACATCCGGAACGTAAAATCAGCCAGTGAAGGTTGTGTCACGGATGAAGCTTAA
- the murQ gene encoding N-acetylmuramic acid 6-phosphate etherase produces MITETSSQYDHLEQMSVHDLLTNINKEDKTVPLAVEKAIPQIEALVSQIVNRMKKGGRLIYIGAGTSGRLGVVDASECPPTYGVPHDLVIGLIAGGDGAVRKAVEFAEDDAEQAWKDIEPYHPDELDTVIGIAASGRTPYVIGGLDKARAAGLLTGCVVCNPGSAVAQAAEFPVEVVVGPEFVTGSTRMKAGTAQKLVLNMISTSVMIQLGRVKGNKMVDMQLTNIKLQDRAAKMVMGEIGVSREEAEALLAKYGNVRGAIDNFNQENNL; encoded by the coding sequence ATGATAACAGAAACATCGTCGCAATACGATCATTTAGAGCAGATGTCGGTTCACGACTTGCTGACCAATATTAACAAAGAAGATAAGACTGTCCCGTTGGCAGTTGAGAAGGCTATCCCCCAAATTGAAGCGTTGGTTAGCCAGATCGTCAATCGCATGAAAAAAGGCGGACGGTTGATTTATATCGGTGCTGGAACAAGTGGTCGTCTGGGCGTTGTCGATGCATCGGAGTGTCCGCCAACGTACGGTGTTCCGCACGATCTGGTCATCGGTTTGATAGCGGGCGGGGATGGAGCCGTACGAAAAGCGGTCGAATTCGCCGAAGATGATGCGGAACAAGCCTGGAAAGATATTGAGCCGTATCACCCCGACGAGCTGGATACGGTCATCGGGATTGCAGCCTCGGGCAGAACGCCTTACGTGATTGGTGGGCTTGATAAAGCGCGCGCAGCAGGTTTGCTAACGGGTTGTGTTGTTTGTAATCCGGGTTCAGCGGTGGCGCAGGCGGCTGAATTTCCAGTTGAAGTCGTTGTCGGTCCCGAGTTCGTTACGGGTAGCACACGCATGAAAGCAGGAACTGCCCAGAAGCTGGTGTTGAACATGATTTCCACGTCGGTTATGATTCAACTAGGTCGCGTGAAGGGAAATAAAATGGTCGATATGCAGCTTACTAATATCAAGCTTCAAGATCGGGCGGCCAAGATGGTAATGGGTGAGATTGGTGTCAGTCGGGAAGAGGCCGAAGCGCTATTAGCGAAGTACGGTAACGTTCGCGGTGCTATCGACAACTTTAACCAGGAAAATAACTTGTAA
- a CDS encoding AGE family epimerase/isomerase, translating to MLDFRKLSADYQQALLRQVVPFWLNHSRDEQCGGYFDFLTSDGQVIEGDKIVTLQAQQVWAFTWLYNTFDGQPAWLDHAYKGATFLSEFAHDEKLNSYEQLDRRGRPVAPAANVVASCSAVMAYAQLHRATDDDGWAMLAKQVFSGLFRQWETTHTELAQTIGGYRQLRHLGEPVLLLKTLLEIRPLLDEESWHEKIESVLHVLLREFLDRRTGILREYMLPDGSFINTPEGRRLNVGLTFQAANFLLDLCAESGNRKLAMQVASWCIRMSEVAWNELSGGLNQYADMKGQPLIFPDWNQRWAWVQVEALSALTKSYFQTHHPECPKWIKRIHDFTFQYFTDPKLSGWHLVIGQQNQPLLPAKAIATTGCFSLIRCLAETAQTLTRCAQLQPAGRHSRLFDDLPKGDQFPATDFNNQKTNK from the coding sequence GTGTTAGATTTTCGTAAACTTTCTGCCGATTATCAACAGGCGCTGCTTCGCCAGGTTGTTCCGTTTTGGCTTAACCACAGCCGGGATGAGCAATGCGGTGGTTACTTTGACTTCCTGACAAGCGACGGGCAGGTTATAGAAGGCGATAAGATCGTAACGCTGCAAGCACAACAAGTATGGGCATTTACGTGGCTTTACAATACCTTCGACGGTCAACCAGCCTGGCTTGACCACGCATACAAGGGCGCTACTTTTTTGAGTGAGTTTGCCCACGACGAAAAGCTGAATTCGTATGAACAGCTTGACCGCCGGGGCCGTCCGGTAGCTCCGGCAGCCAACGTTGTAGCAAGCTGTTCAGCCGTTATGGCGTACGCCCAGCTTCACCGCGCAACAGACGACGACGGCTGGGCGATGCTGGCGAAACAAGTGTTTTCGGGCTTGTTCCGGCAATGGGAAACAACGCATACCGAATTGGCACAGACAATTGGCGGCTATCGCCAGCTCCGTCACTTAGGTGAGCCCGTTCTGTTGCTCAAAACACTACTCGAAATCCGACCGTTGCTCGATGAGGAAAGCTGGCACGAAAAGATAGAAAGCGTCCTGCATGTGCTGTTGCGCGAATTTCTGGACCGTCGCACGGGTATCTTGCGAGAATATATGCTGCCCGACGGCTCGTTCATCAACACCCCGGAAGGTCGGCGGCTTAACGTTGGTCTGACTTTCCAAGCCGCCAATTTTTTGCTTGACCTCTGCGCTGAATCGGGCAATCGCAAATTGGCTATGCAAGTAGCATCATGGTGTATCCGAATGAGCGAAGTGGCCTGGAATGAGCTATCAGGTGGACTTAATCAGTACGCGGATATGAAAGGGCAGCCGCTTATTTTTCCGGACTGGAACCAACGGTGGGCCTGGGTACAGGTCGAAGCCTTATCGGCTTTGACCAAAAGCTATTTTCAAACGCACCACCCCGAATGCCCAAAATGGATTAAGCGCATTCACGATTTTACGTTTCAGTATTTCACTGATCCGAAGCTGAGCGGTTGGCACCTGGTCATCGGCCAGCAAAATCAACCGTTGCTACCGGCAAAAGCCATTGCTACTACAGGCTGCTTTTCCTTAATCCGATGTCTGGCAGAAACAGCGCAAACTTTGACTAGATGCGCTCAGCTCCAGCCCGCAGGACGCCATAGTCGTCTGTTTGACGACTTACCAAAGGGCGACCAGTTTCCCGCTACTGATTTCAACAATCAGAAAACGAATAAGTGA
- the lon gene encoding endopeptidase La, protein MISEKDLATRLLLADFDSDNLEIVPLGSPEGLDDDYELPPNLPILPVRNTVLFPGMVIPVTVGRAKSIRLVKKAYKGNRIIGVVAQLNQQKDEPTVDDLYRYGTVAYIIKMITLPDGNITIIIQGKKRFEIQQIQQEEPFMTAQVRQIEDSFPAVNKKEGKALLQSLKDSAYKILRLNPEIPQEARIALDNIESPTFLLHFLSSNINADVSDKQRLLETLEGNQQANLLLEYMLREVQLLELKREIQSKASSDLDQQQRDYYLRQQMKVLQDELGMDNPDREIDELRIRADHKKWPTEVRAHFDKELNKLQRINPMAPEYPVTMNYVELMVDLPWSEYTKDNFDLKRAQKILDTDHFGLEKVKERIIEYLAVLKLKNDMKAPILCLYGPPGVGKTSLGKSVAKALGRKYSRMALGGVHDEAEIRGHRKTYIGAMPGKVIQNIRKCGTSNPVFILDEIDKVSSDFRGDPSSALLEVLDPEQNSTFMDNYLETEYDLSRVLFIATANSLDTIHPALRDRMEIIDIAGYTVEEKVQIAKKYLIPKQRKDHGLKPKDLVFEDKAILRIIEGYTRESGVRNLEQKIGALVRKVAKSIAMEEEYNHTVRAIDVPKMLGAEIFDKELYADDDIAGVVTGLAWTQVGGEILLIESSLSRGKGVLTLSGQLGDVMKESAITALSYLKAHADDLDIDYRIFNHYDLHIHIPAGAVPKDGPSAGITMLTSMTSIYTQRKVRPYLAMTGEVTLRGKVLPVGGIKEKILAANRAGIKEIILCSKNRKDIEEINATYIKDLKFHYADTVDQVLDIALLPDKVGKPMKFVLPEDKEQREVERVYS, encoded by the coding sequence ATGATTTCAGAAAAAGATTTAGCTACCCGTTTACTGCTGGCCGATTTTGATTCGGACAATTTAGAAATTGTGCCACTTGGCTCGCCGGAAGGGTTGGATGATGACTACGAGCTTCCGCCGAACCTGCCTATTCTGCCGGTTCGTAATACTGTATTGTTTCCAGGTATGGTTATTCCGGTTACGGTAGGTAGAGCGAAATCCATTCGGCTGGTAAAAAAAGCGTACAAAGGCAATCGGATTATCGGCGTAGTTGCGCAGTTGAATCAACAAAAAGACGAACCAACGGTCGATGATCTGTATCGATATGGTACAGTGGCTTATATCATCAAAATGATTACGCTTCCTGATGGTAACATTACGATTATCATTCAGGGAAAGAAACGTTTTGAAATCCAGCAAATCCAGCAGGAAGAGCCTTTCATGACGGCGCAGGTTCGTCAGATCGAAGATTCGTTTCCAGCCGTCAATAAAAAGGAAGGAAAAGCCCTGTTGCAGTCACTGAAAGATTCGGCCTATAAGATTTTACGGCTTAATCCAGAGATACCACAGGAAGCCCGGATTGCGCTCGACAACATCGAAAGTCCGACATTTCTGCTCCACTTCCTGTCGTCTAACATCAACGCCGACGTATCCGACAAACAACGCCTTCTTGAAACACTCGAAGGAAACCAACAGGCTAATCTGCTGCTCGAATACATGCTTCGGGAAGTGCAGTTGCTTGAACTGAAACGCGAGATTCAGTCTAAAGCCTCCTCGGACCTCGATCAGCAGCAGCGGGATTATTACCTGCGCCAGCAGATGAAGGTGTTACAGGACGAGTTGGGCATGGATAATCCTGACCGCGAGATCGACGAACTTCGCATACGGGCCGATCATAAAAAGTGGCCAACCGAGGTACGGGCGCACTTCGACAAGGAGCTGAACAAACTTCAGCGGATCAACCCAATGGCTCCGGAATATCCGGTGACGATGAACTACGTGGAGCTGATGGTTGATCTACCGTGGAGTGAGTACACGAAGGACAACTTCGACCTGAAGCGGGCGCAGAAGATTCTGGATACCGATCACTTTGGTCTCGAAAAAGTAAAAGAGCGGATCATCGAATACCTGGCCGTTCTGAAGCTGAAAAACGACATGAAAGCGCCAATCCTGTGCCTGTATGGCCCTCCGGGCGTGGGTAAAACTTCGCTGGGGAAATCGGTTGCCAAGGCATTAGGACGTAAATACAGCCGAATGGCGCTGGGTGGTGTTCACGACGAAGCCGAAATCCGAGGTCACCGCAAAACGTACATCGGCGCTATGCCGGGTAAGGTCATCCAGAATATTCGCAAATGCGGCACGTCGAACCCGGTCTTTATTCTGGACGAGATCGACAAAGTCAGTTCCGATTTTCGGGGCGATCCGTCGTCAGCGTTGTTGGAAGTACTCGATCCCGAGCAGAACTCGACGTTTATGGACAATTACCTCGAAACGGAGTACGATCTGTCGCGGGTGTTGTTTATCGCTACCGCTAACTCACTCGATACCATCCACCCCGCCCTACGCGACCGGATGGAGATTATCGACATCGCGGGGTATACCGTTGAAGAAAAAGTACAGATTGCCAAGAAATACCTGATTCCCAAGCAGCGCAAAGATCACGGGCTAAAGCCTAAAGATCTGGTGTTTGAGGACAAAGCGATTTTGCGGATTATTGAAGGGTACACGCGTGAATCGGGCGTGCGGAATCTGGAGCAGAAAATTGGTGCTTTGGTCCGTAAAGTTGCCAAATCCATTGCGATGGAGGAGGAATACAACCACACCGTTCGGGCTATTGATGTGCCGAAAATGCTGGGAGCCGAAATCTTCGACAAAGAGTTATACGCCGATGACGACATTGCGGGTGTTGTAACGGGATTGGCCTGGACGCAGGTTGGCGGTGAAATCCTGCTGATCGAGTCGAGTTTAAGCCGTGGAAAAGGCGTTTTGACCTTGTCGGGTCAGTTGGGTGACGTAATGAAAGAATCAGCAATCACCGCTCTTTCTTATCTGAAAGCCCACGCCGATGATTTAGACATCGACTACCGGATATTCAATCACTACGACTTGCACATCCACATTCCGGCGGGGGCGGTTCCAAAAGATGGCCCTTCTGCGGGGATTACGATGCTAACGTCGATGACATCGATTTATACCCAACGCAAGGTTAGACCTTACCTGGCGATGACAGGTGAAGTGACGTTGCGGGGTAAAGTGTTACCGGTTGGTGGTATCAAAGAGAAAATTCTGGCGGCTAATCGGGCGGGTATCAAGGAAATTATTCTTTGCTCGAAAAACCGGAAGGACATTGAGGAAATCAATGCTACGTACATCAAAGACCTCAAGTTTCATTACGCCGACACCGTCGATCAGGTTCTCGACATTGCTTTATTGCCGGATAAAGTTGGTAAACCGATGAAATTCGTATTGCCAGAAGATAAGGAACAGCGCGAAGTAGAGCGTGTTTATTCCTAG
- a CDS encoding DUF6702 family protein, giving the protein MILVAGCLSGSRPLVLNSGAKHDFHASVTQMQYNPKERAFEISIRIFTDDFEKALSQEANTKVHLDGSPGQPHDKNEPLIEKYIRSHFAYVNPQKQTKPITYVGHEVEADANWIYLEMPYSEPFKGGLLKQNVLMEMFDDQVNMVNVQYQGQKKTFVFRKNQPVQDVSF; this is encoded by the coding sequence ATGATACTAGTGGCCGGTTGCCTGTCAGGTAGTCGGCCTCTTGTCCTGAATAGCGGAGCGAAACATGATTTTCATGCCAGTGTTACGCAAATGCAGTACAACCCCAAGGAGCGCGCATTTGAGATCAGTATCCGTATTTTCACGGACGACTTTGAAAAAGCGTTATCCCAGGAGGCAAACACCAAAGTGCATTTAGATGGTTCGCCCGGTCAGCCGCACGATAAAAACGAACCACTAATCGAAAAATACATTCGTTCACATTTTGCTTACGTAAATCCACAGAAGCAAACTAAACCTATAACCTACGTAGGTCATGAGGTAGAAGCTGACGCCAACTGGATTTATCTGGAAATGCCTTATAGTGAACCCTTTAAAGGAGGGCTGCTAAAGCAAAATGTACTGATGGAAATGTTCGATGACCAGGTCAATATGGTCAATGTTCAGTATCAGGGCCAGAAAAAAACATTTGTTTTCCGCAAAAACCAGCCCGTTCAGGATGTTTCGTTCTGA
- the rseP gene encoding RIP metalloprotease RseP — MEILVMAGQLILGLSILVGLHELGHLLAAKAFGMRVEQYFIGFPPKIWSIKRGETEYGVGAVPLGGFVKISGMIDESLDTTHTNTEPQPYEFRAKPAWQRLIVMLGGIIVNVIVGILIFVILTYKNGNTYLAMKDAKYGIVAYDLAKGIGLQTGDKIVKVNGKPINDFNEIRSSDVFLGDNSSYTIERNGKLEDIYIPNNFVDKLADKKAAGQFIEPIEPFKVDELVPGQPATKAGLKKGDVITSANGKPIRFYHEFTEVVKPLKSKPLTLGINRNGQALTLNMTTTADGTIGFYPKLLLPLTKEEYTFGQALSIGTQKAFQVVFDNIKGFGKIFRGEVSPSKALSGPIGIAQNLFGGIWVWDRFWTVTGLLSMALAFMNALPIPALDGGHATILGYEIISGRKPSDRFLEAAQRVGMVILLGLMAFAIFNDVFKAVF, encoded by the coding sequence ATGGAAATATTAGTTATGGCCGGACAGCTCATATTGGGCCTGTCTATCTTAGTAGGATTGCACGAGTTAGGACACCTGCTGGCGGCAAAAGCCTTTGGCATGCGGGTGGAACAATATTTTATCGGCTTCCCACCCAAAATCTGGAGCATCAAACGGGGTGAAACCGAATATGGCGTTGGTGCCGTTCCACTCGGTGGCTTCGTGAAAATATCGGGCATGATCGACGAATCGCTCGATACGACGCATACGAACACCGAACCTCAGCCGTACGAATTCCGGGCCAAACCAGCCTGGCAGCGCCTTATCGTCATGCTCGGCGGTATCATCGTTAACGTAATTGTCGGTATCCTGATTTTCGTGATCCTTACGTACAAAAATGGCAATACGTACCTGGCCATGAAAGACGCTAAATACGGTATTGTAGCGTACGATCTGGCAAAAGGTATTGGCTTGCAGACAGGCGACAAAATTGTTAAAGTAAACGGTAAGCCAATTAACGATTTTAACGAGATCCGTAGCTCGGACGTGTTTCTGGGCGACAATAGCTCCTACACGATCGAACGCAACGGTAAGCTGGAAGACATTTACATTCCCAACAATTTTGTTGATAAGCTAGCCGACAAAAAAGCTGCCGGGCAATTCATTGAGCCTATCGAGCCGTTCAAAGTTGACGAGTTGGTTCCTGGCCAGCCAGCGACGAAAGCAGGCTTAAAGAAAGGGGATGTTATCACGAGCGCTAACGGCAAACCAATTCGGTTCTATCACGAGTTTACCGAGGTGGTGAAGCCGCTCAAAAGCAAACCGCTTACCCTTGGTATCAACCGCAACGGTCAGGCGCTTACCCTCAACATGACAACAACCGCCGATGGGACTATTGGTTTCTACCCAAAGCTGTTGCTTCCGTTGACGAAAGAAGAATACACATTTGGGCAAGCTCTTTCGATTGGTACACAAAAGGCTTTTCAGGTTGTGTTCGACAACATCAAAGGGTTTGGTAAAATCTTCCGGGGTGAAGTTTCTCCCTCCAAAGCACTAAGTGGCCCGATCGGTATCGCACAAAATCTGTTTGGTGGTATCTGGGTTTGGGATCGCTTCTGGACCGTCACAGGATTGCTTTCTATGGCACTGGCGTTTATGAACGCACTACCGATCCCGGCGCTCGATGGTGGTCACGCGACCATTTTAGGGTACGAAATCATATCAGGTAGAAAACCATCGGATCGATTCCTGGAAGCAGCTCAGCGAGTTGGTATGGTTATCCTGCTCGGGCTAATGGCCTTCGCTATTTTCAATGATGTATTTAAAGCTGTTTTCTAA
- a CDS encoding 1-deoxy-D-xylulose-5-phosphate reductoisomerase produces the protein MTDIKKRHIAILGSTGSIGTQAIEVVKAHPDQFAVEVLTTNNNAELLIQQAADLNPNVVVICNEAKYDQVFSALDPLGIKVYAGAKSIASVVQMDTIDMVLTAMVGYAGLLPTIKAIEAGKSIALANKETLVVAGELITKLAAQKGVNIYPVDSEHSAIFQCLVGEFHNPIEKIILTASGGPFRGKSSEFLSTVTKAQALKHPNWTMGAKITIDSATLMNKGLEVIEAKWLFGLTPDQIDVIVHPQSIIHSLVQFEDGSLKAQMGLPDMRLPIQFALGYPNRLPSDFPRFNFLDYPSLTFEKPDVKTFRNLQLAFDALKQGGNAPCIINAANEVAVDAFLHDQVGFLEISEIIESCLTKTTFVQNPTYEDYVRTDDEARRLASERIKSFV, from the coding sequence ATGACTGATATAAAAAAACGCCATATCGCTATTCTCGGCTCGACTGGTTCTATTGGGACACAGGCAATTGAAGTGGTCAAGGCCCATCCCGACCAGTTTGCCGTTGAGGTGCTAACGACCAACAACAACGCCGAACTGCTGATTCAGCAGGCTGCCGACCTAAATCCTAATGTTGTGGTTATCTGCAACGAGGCCAAATACGATCAGGTCTTCAGCGCACTAGACCCGCTTGGTATCAAGGTCTACGCTGGCGCTAAATCCATTGCTTCGGTCGTACAGATGGATACAATCGATATGGTCCTGACCGCTATGGTTGGTTACGCAGGTTTGTTACCGACCATCAAGGCGATTGAAGCGGGGAAGTCGATTGCACTGGCCAATAAAGAAACCTTGGTTGTTGCGGGCGAACTGATTACCAAGCTGGCGGCCCAAAAAGGCGTCAACATCTATCCGGTCGATTCAGAACATTCGGCTATCTTCCAGTGCCTTGTCGGGGAGTTTCATAACCCCATCGAGAAAATTATCCTGACGGCTTCGGGCGGCCCCTTCCGGGGAAAATCGTCCGAGTTTTTATCGACGGTCACGAAAGCACAGGCGCTTAAGCACCCCAACTGGACTATGGGCGCTAAAATTACGATCGACTCCGCTACCCTGATGAACAAAGGGCTGGAAGTAATCGAAGCCAAGTGGCTGTTCGGACTAACTCCCGATCAGATTGATGTGATTGTACATCCTCAGAGCATTATTCACTCGCTGGTTCAGTTTGAAGATGGTAGCCTGAAAGCGCAGATGGGCTTACCCGATATGCGACTACCGATTCAATTCGCCCTCGGCTATCCGAACCGACTTCCGTCCGATTTTCCGCGCTTCAACTTTCTGGACTACCCGTCATTGACGTTCGAGAAGCCTGACGTTAAAACGTTCCGCAATTTGCAACTTGCCTTTGATGCTCTCAAACAAGGCGGAAATGCGCCGTGTATCATCAACGCGGCCAACGAAGTAGCCGTCGATGCCTTCTTGCATGACCAGGTCGGTTTTCTGGAAATTTCGGAGATTATCGAGTCGTGCCTAACCAAAACAACGTTCGTACAGAACCCGACTTATGAGGATTACGTCCGTACAGATGACGAAGCCCGTCGATTAGCGTCCGAGCGAATTAAAAGTTTCGTTTAG
- a CDS encoding AAA family ATPase, which yields MKITGINIDEYRQFKNIKFDFTYPANHPKAGQPLEKVCFIGQSGTGKTTLLNIIWNFFVISDDGYQLYKKRQLGRPNSIDPYIIFNKVSVTADASGKSIRFDNESFKNYEDSLFKDLSVINSSVEWLLKSQVENEIGVTSKLCVYVDDSAINHAYSLTANRNESDFGNKPYIANSNEILLANEKREETITKLTNSKVMALQSVGSRYLWNYLLSDIDRYDDSLKRIAIDLIQRNGSFSPNRLAEKLSKWQEENPNPKIDIANNCLNPILKNFHLEVDIEGTEAPIVIKTQNGVSLTYDTLSTGTKQLLATAIPIYKSQIHQGVILFDEPERSLFPDVQRGLIDYYTSLAPEAQFFFATHSPIIASAFEPCERFILYFDENGEVKFHNGIAPEGDDPNDILSEDFGLEELMLKPGLDAYKRYRNLFVEIRNEKDPVRQKELIVEQAKLGDQYKF from the coding sequence ATGAAAATAACCGGAATCAACATTGATGAATACCGTCAGTTCAAAAATATAAAGTTTGATTTCACGTATCCGGCTAACCACCCTAAAGCAGGTCAGCCGTTGGAGAAAGTGTGCTTTATCGGCCAAAGCGGAACTGGCAAGACGACCCTATTGAATATTATTTGGAACTTCTTTGTGATCAGTGATGATGGATATCAACTCTACAAAAAGAGACAACTCGGTAGGCCAAACTCTATAGATCCTTACATAATTTTCAACAAAGTATCAGTGACAGCTGATGCCAGCGGAAAATCTATTCGATTTGATAATGAAAGCTTTAAAAACTATGAAGATAGCCTTTTTAAAGACTTATCAGTTATCAATAGCAGCGTAGAGTGGCTATTAAAGTCACAGGTAGAAAATGAGATTGGAGTAACCAGTAAACTATGTGTGTATGTTGATGACTCGGCTATTAATCACGCTTATAGTTTAACAGCTAATAGAAACGAAAGTGATTTTGGCAATAAGCCATACATTGCAAATAGTAATGAGATCCTTCTAGCTAATGAAAAAAGAGAGGAAACAATTACTAAATTGACAAACTCAAAAGTGATGGCTTTACAGTCTGTGGGAAGTCGTTACTTGTGGAATTACCTACTTAGCGATATAGATAGATACGATGATAGTTTGAAGAGAATAGCAATTGATTTAATTCAGAGGAATGGCAGCTTTTCACCAAATCGTTTGGCAGAGAAACTAAGTAAATGGCAGGAAGAGAATCCTAATCCAAAAATAGATATAGCTAATAACTGCCTTAATCCAATCCTGAAAAACTTTCATCTGGAAGTAGACATAGAAGGTACAGAAGCGCCAATAGTTATAAAAACACAAAACGGGGTATCTTTAACCTACGACACTTTAAGCACTGGTACAAAGCAGCTTTTAGCAACAGCGATCCCAATTTATAAGAGTCAAATTCATCAAGGAGTTATTCTTTTCGATGAACCTGAACGTTCCTTATTTCCTGACGTTCAGCGAGGTCTAATTGATTATTATACGTCACTTGCTCCTGAAGCTCAGTTCTTCTTCGCCACTCACTCACCAATTATTGCTTCCGCTTTCGAGCCTTGTGAACGCTTCATTTTATACTTTGACGAAAACGGAGAAGTGAAGTTTCACAACGGAATTGCTCCAGAAGGTGATGATCCCAACGATATACTAAGTGAAGATTTTGGCTTAGAGGAATTGATGCTAAAGCCAGGCTTAGACGCTTATAAGCGATATAGGAATTTATTTGTAGAAATTAGAAACGAGAAGGACCCTGTTCGCCAAAAAGAATTGATTGTTGAGCAGGCTAAATTAGGTGATCAGTATAAATTTTAA